The Streptomyces rimosus genomic interval CCGCCACGCCGCCCATGACGGCCAGCGTGGTGGCGGCGTTGCGGGACTTCGGCCGGCGGAAGGCCGGGACGCCGTTGGCGATGGCCTCCACGCCGGTCAGCGCGGTGCAGCCGCTGGAGAAGGCCCGTAGCGCCAGGAGCAGCAGTGCGAGCGGGGCCAGGTCGTCCTGGCCTGGTGCGGCCTGGATGCCGTAGCGGGCCGATTCCGCCACCGGCGCGTCGCCCAGCAGCCAGCGCAGCAGGCCGGTGGCGCACATCAGGAGGATGGCGGTGATGAACAGGTACGTGGGGGCGGCGAAGACCCGCCCCGACTCGCGCACCCCGCGCAGGTTGAGGGTGGCCAGCAGGGCCACGAACAGCACCGCCATCAGCGTCCGGTACGTGTGCAGCGCCGGAAGCGCGGAGATGATGTTGTCCACGCCCGAAGCGACGGACACCGCCACCGTCATGACGTAGTCCACCAGCAGCGAGGCGGCTACCACCAGGCCCGCCGACGGGCCGAGGTTGGTGGACACCACGGTGTACGAGCCGCCACCCGACGGATAGGCGTGCACCACTTGGCGGTAGGACAGCACGACCACGGCCATCAGGACGACCACCGCGACCGCCACCCACGGCGCCAGATACAGGTAGGCCAGCCCGCCCAGGGCGAGGACCAGCAGGATCTCCTGGGTGGCGTAGGCGACCGACGACAGCGGGTCGGAGGCGAAGACGGGCAGCGCCAGCCGCTTGGGCAGCAGCGTCTCCTGGACGTCTTCCGTGGGCAGTGCCCGGCCGATCACGATGCGCTTGACCATGTCCAGCAGCTTCGGCATGCGGCGATCCTAGGGCGTGCGACCGGCTCCGAAGGCGACGCTTTCGGCCGCCCGGCCCGCGTGTCGGACGGGAACGACCGGCCGCCGACCTGCGGCGTCACCCGTTCCCGCTAAGGCGTCGTATTCCGCGTCAGGCATGCACGAACGCCCCGGGTGACCGCGCTCTTGTGCAGGGAGAGAGGGACGGGCACGAAGTGCAGCGCGTACGTACCGGCCTCCGGCCCGCGGCTGAACACGATCCTGACCTTGCCGATGCCGTACCGCGACAGGTCGATCCGGAAGACGTGGGGATCGTCTTCGTCGTCGGGGTGGAGCGGGATGCCCCGGAGCAGCAGAGGTACGGGGATCAGGCTCCGCAGCATCAGCCGGCCGCCGCGGACGAACACCTCCACCGCGGGCCCGGCCAGGGCCCGGGCCCGTACGTCCGTGATCCGGCCGGCGAGGGTGTACCAGCCGCAGAGCTCGCCCCACAGTTCGGGGCGGTGCGGCACATCGGTGCGGAGCGTCTGCTCCGGCAGGCCGAGCAGGCGGCGCAGCAGCGCCTCGGTTTCGCCGGGTAGCCACAGCAGCGCGCGGTGGGCGGCGTTGGTCAGGGCGAACACCGCGAGCCCGTCGTCCGGGGCGACGAACATCTGCGAGGTGAAGCCGGGCAGGATGCCCTGGTGCTCGACGAAGCGGTGCCCGTCGGCCGCACCGCGGAAGAAGGCCAGGCCCATGCCGGGCACGCGCGGATCGGGCTGGTAGTGCGGGTCGAACATCGTGGCGAGGGTCGTGGGGGCGAGGACCGAGCCGTGCTGGTTGGTGCCGCCGCCGAGGAGTGCGGACAGGTAGCGGGCCATGTCCCGCGGGGTCGAGTAGACGGACGAGGCACCGGGGGTCGCCCGCTCCCGGTCGGTGACCGCTTTCAGGCCGCGGGCGCGCAGTTCGTACCCGGTCGCCAGGCGCCCGAGGATGTGTGCGGCGCGGATCAGGTCGGTGTCGGTCATGCCGAGGGGGGTGAAGACGTGCTCGCGCAGGTAGTGGTCGAAGGGCTCGCCGCTGACGTCCGCGACGATCTGGCCGAGGGTGGCGAATCCGTGGTTGGCGTACGTCCATTGCGTGCCCGGCTCCGCGTCGATCCGCAGGCCGCGGCGGTAGTACTCGGCGAGCGACGGCAGTGGCCGGCCCACCCGTACGCCTTCCCCCGCGTTGGGCCGCAGCAGGTCGGCCGGTGTGCGCAGCTCGCCCACGCCCGCGGTGTGGGTCAGCAGGTGACGCAGGGTCGGGGGACGGTAACCGGGCCTGGCCGGGATGAGGGGGTAGGCGCTGAGATAGTCCGCAGCGGGGGCGTCGAGGTCGACCAGGCCCCGCTCCCACAGCTGCATCACCGCGATCGCGGTGAAGGTCTTGCTGATGGAGGCGACACGGAAGACCGTGTTGTCGCCGACCGGCTCGCGCATCTCCACGTCGGCGAACCCGTGCATGGAGAGGTGCTCAAGACGGCCGTCGTGCACCACTCCCACAGCCAGTCCTCCGACGGGTCGGCGGTTGCGCATCCCGGCGACCCATTCCTCCGTCGCGCTCGCGAGTTTCCGAAGCATGGCTCCTCCTCACCTCCGGCGCGTGGCCGCAGTTATCGGGCGCGCGCTGCCGCCCGTCAAGGGGCCGGGAGAGCAGAAAAAGAAGCACCCGGCCCAGGAGCGGGAAACCCGCGTCGACGCCAGGGTGGGGAGGACGAGCCGCACCAGGCGAAGGAGGGGATCTGCCTGGAGAGGGTTCGGTCCGGAGGGACCCGCGCCTCTCCAGGAGGACCTCCGATACGGCGAGCGCTGGAGGAAGGTCGGGCAGGCAGTGGGCAAGAAGCACAAAGACGTCGCGGCTCCGGCGACAGTTTCCGCCCTGAGGGCGGGCACCTTGCGCAGAGCGGCCTACGAGCGTGAACTGCTGCGCCTTCAGACGGAGTTGGTCAAGGTTCAGGAGTGGGTGCGCGCCGAGGGCACCCGGCTCGTGGTCGTCTTCGAGGGACGGGACGCGGCCGGCAAGGGCGGTGTGATCAAGCGCGTCGCCGAACACCTCAACCCGCGGGTCGCGCGGATCGTCGCGCTGCCCGCGCCGTCCGGGCGGGAGCGGGGGCAGTGGTACTTCCAGCGGTATGTGGAGCGGCTGCCGACCGCCGGTGAGATCGTGCTGTTCGACCGCAGTTGGTACAACCGGGCCGGGGTCGAGCACGTCATGGGTTTCTGCGACGAGGAGGAGTACCGGCGCTTCCTGCGTCAGTGCCCGGTCTTCGAGCGCATGCTGGTCGAGGACGGGATTCTGCTGCGCAAGTACTGGTTCTCGGTGAGCGACGCCGTACAGGAACAGCGGTTCCGCAGCCGCCTGGAGGACCCCACGCGGCGCTGGAAACTGTCCCCGATGGACCTGGAATCGGTCACGCGGTGGGAGGCGTACTCCCGTGCCAAGGACACGATGTTCGCCCACACGGACCGTCCCGAGGCCCCGTGGTACGTCGTCGAGAGCGACGACAAGCGGCGGGCCCGTATCAATATGATCGCGCACCTGCTGTCCACGCTCCCCTATCACGAGGTACGGGAACCGGCGCTCGCCTTGCCGCCCCGGCCGCCGTCCACCGGCTACCGGCGTCCGCCGAGGGAGTCGCAGACGCGTGTGCCGGACCATCCCGTGCCGGGCTGATGCCCCGGGGCAGGGACGGCACTGCTTCCGTGACCCGCCCCCGTCACGGCCGGTGGCCTCCGGGCCGGGCGGCGCGCGCCAGGGCCGTTCGGCCCCCTCCCCGCAGGAGCTGTCGGCCCGACGATGAGGGCATGGACCCGGCGGTCGCTGCCGAGGAGGCGCCGATGTCCCACAGGGCACCCGTACAGGACGCGGTGATCTCCGCGTCGGAGGGGCTGGCCACACTGGTCGGTGTCCTCGCCGAGGAGCACACCGTCATCGGGCCCACCCTTCGTGACGGCGCGATCGTCCTCGCGGAGCTGTCCGCGGCGGACGACCTGCCGCACGGCTGCGGTGTGGAGCTGGAGGCAGGACGGTATCGGCTGGTGCGGCGCCCGGACGCGATGATCTTCGCGCACAGTGCCGGGCCACAGTCGTGGAAGGCGTATCTGCACCCGCAGCGCGAGCGGCTGTGGGCGGTGGACCGGGACACCCGGGGCCGGCTCGCCTTCCGTGCGGAGGACGGCGAGCCACCGACGTACGCGTTCCTCGGTGTGCGGCCCTGTGATCTGCGGGCCATCGCGATCCAGGACCGGGTGCTGGGCGGCGGTCCGCACGCGGACACCGCCTACCGGCGCCGCCGGGACCGTACGTTCATCGTCGCCGTGGAGTGCACCGATCCGGGCGCCACGTGCTTCTGTACGTCGATGGGCACGGGCCCGGGCGTCGGGGAGGACGGTCCGCCCGCGTACGACCTGGCCCTGACCGAAGTGCTGGACGGCGACGGGCACCGCTTCCGGGCCCGGGCGGGAAGCCCGGCCGGTGAACGCGTTCTCGCCCGGCTCCCCCGCCGTACCTGCGACCCGGCGACACGCGCCGCCGCCCGTACGGCCGTCACCGCCGCCGCGGAGCACATGGAGCGCGCCATGCCGCCGGTCGACCTGCACACCCTGATGGCCGGCTCGCACGACGCCGCCCGCTGGGACGACGTCGCCGCACGCTGCCTGACCTGCGGCAACTGCACCATGGTGTGCCCGACCTGCTTCTGCACCACCACCGAGGACATCACCGATCTGACCGGCGACCACGCGGAGCGGTGGCAGCGCTGGGACTCCTGCTTCGACCTGGACTTCAGCCACCTGCACGGCGGCCCGGTCCGCGCGTCCGCACGCAGCCGCTACCGGCAGTGGCTCACCCACAAGCTCGGCACCTGGCACGACCAGTTCGGGGAATCGGGCTGCGTCGGCTGCGGGCGCTGCATCGTGTGGTGCCCGGCCGGCATCGACATCACCGAAGAGGCCGCCGCCCTCCACGCGGAGGACCAGGGCTCGCGAGCCACCGACGAGGAGGCACCGTCATGACCACCAGGAGCGGGCTGAAGACCATGATCTGCCGGCTGGACGCCCTCACCGAGGACCAGCGGGTCCGGCTGATGGGACTGGCCCACGAGGTGTCCTTCCCGGCGGGTGCGCGGCTTTTCGAGGAGCGCCGCGCCGCCGACCGGTTCTGGATCGTGCGGACCGGCAGCATCGTGCTGGACCTCCACGTCCCCGGCCGCCGGGCCGCGGTGATCGAAACCCTCGGGCCGGGGGACCTGGTGGGCTGGTCCTGGCTCTTCCCCCCGCGCAACTGGCACCTGGGCGCCGAGGCCCAGAGCCCCGTACGGGCCTGGGAGTTCGACGCCGAAGCCGTACGCCGGCTGTGCCGGGAGGACCCGAAGCTGGGGCACGCGCTGGTGCTGGCGGTCGCCGAGGTCATCGGGCACCGGCTGGAGTGCGCCCGTACCCGGCTGCTGGACCTGTACGGGCCGTACGGGAGCGGGCTGCCACGATGAACGCGGGCGGTGCGCCCCTCCCCTACCTCGTCGTACGGCGATGTCCGGAGACTGCGGACGTGGCCACGTTCAAGCTGCTTCCGGGAGGCCCCGCGCTGAGGCCCTTCCGTCCGGGGCAGTTCGCGATGCTCCACGCGTTCGGTGTGGGCGGGATTCCCGTGTCGGTGTCCGGGCTGCCGCTGGGCGAACCGGCCCTGGTCCACACCGTGCGGGCGGTCGGGGCGGTGTCCCGGGCGCTGTACGAGGTGAAAGTGGGCGACAGCGTAGGAGTCCAGGGCCCCTACGGTGCCGGCTGGGACCTGGAGCAGGCCGTGGGGCGCGACGTGCTGGTGATCGCGGGCGGTATCGGGCTCGCGCCGCTGCGGCCCCTGATTCTGGAAGTGCTCGCGGAGGCCGGGCGTTACGGCCGGCTGACCGTGCTGATCGGGGCCCGTACGCCCAGCGACCTCCTGTACCGGTTGCAGACCCGGGACTGGGGCGCCGCCGCCCGGGTGGCGGTCACGGTGGACCGGCCGGAGGCGGGCTGGCGCGGAGACGTGGGGGTGGTCACCCGGCTGCTGGGGCGTGGCGGGTGGGCGCCCGCCGACACCTGCGCCTTCGTCTGCGGGCCCGAGCCGATGATCCACGCCACCGCGGGTGACCTGGTGCGGGCGGGCGTCCCGCCGCACCGCATCCAGGTGTCGCTGGAGCGCAACATGCGCTGCGGGGAGGGCAATTGCGGACACTGCCAGCTGGGCCCCCTCCTGCTGTGCCGCGACGGACCGGTCACCGGCTGGGACCGCGCCGAACCCCTTCTGGCCGTGAAGGAGCTGTGAGATGAGTGCCCCGCGCCCCGAAGGCGGTCGCCGCCCTGCACTCGCCGTCTTCAAGCTCGCCTCGTGCGACGGCTGCCAGCTGACCCTGCTCGACTGCGAGGACGAACTCCTCAACGTCGCGGAGCGGGTGGAGATCGCGCACTTCCTGGAGGCGTCCAGCGCAGTGCGGCCCGGACCGTACGACCTCGCCCTAGTGGAAGGCTCCGTCACCACGCCCCAGGATGCCCAACGCATACGGGAGATCCGGGCCGCCGCGCGCTTCCTGGTCACCATCGGCGCGTGCGCCACGGCCGGCGGCATCCAGGCGCTGCGCAACTTCGCCGACGTGGAGGAGTTCCGCGCCACCGTCTACGCGCGGCCGGAGTACATCGCCACCCTCGCCACCTCCACCCCCGTCTCGGCCCATGTCCCCGTCGACTTCGAACTGCGCGGCTGCCCCATCGACCGCGGCCAGCTCCTCGAAGTGATCACGGCGTTCCTGGCGGGCCGCAAGCCGGACGTGCCGAACCACAGCGTCTGCTTCGCCTGCAAGCGGCGCGGCACCGTGTGCGTGACCGTCGCCCACGGCACGCCGTGCCTCGGGCCGGTCACCCACGCCGGTTGCGGCGCCATCTGCCCGGCGTACGGACGCGGCTGCTACGGCTGCTTCGGGCCGTCCGGCTCGGTCAACCTGCCCGCGCTGATCCCGCTGCTGCGGCGGGACGGCATGAGCGAGGACGACGTACGGCGCACCCTGCGCACGTACAACGCCGCCTCCTTCGCCGAGGTGGAGGGGGCGCCGTCATGACGCACCGTGGCTCGCGGGTGCTGCACGTCGGCTCGCTCGCGCGCGTCGAGGGGGAAGGAGCGCTGCACCTGACAGTTGACGACGGCACGGTCACGGGCGCCGAGCTGCGCATCTATGAGCCGCCGCGGTTCTTCGAGGCGTTCCTGCGCGGCCGTGCGTACACCGAGCCGCCGGACATCACCGCGCGGGTCTGCGGCATCTGCCCGGTCGCGTACCAGATGAGCGCCTGCAGAGCCGTCGAGGACGCCTGCGGGGTGACGGTCGGCGGGCAGCTGGCGGCGCTGCGGCGGCTGCTGTACTGCGGCGAGTGGATCGAGAGCCAGATCCTGCACATCCATCTGCTGCACGCCCCGGACTTCCTCGGCGTGGACGGCGCGATCGAACTCGCCCGCACCCAACGCGGCCACGTGGAGCGCGGGTTGCGCATCAAGCAGGCGGGCAACGCGATCCTCGAACAGCTCGGCGGCCGCGCCATCCACCCCGTCAACGTCCGGCTCGGCGGTTTCCACCGCATACCGGCCGCTGGGGAACTGAAGCCGCTGGCCGAGCGGCTGCGCCGGGCCCGCGACGACGCGTGGGAGACGGTGCGCTGGGTCGCGGGCTTCGACTTCCCGGAGGCCGGGCTGGACCACACCCTGCTGGCGCTGGCCGAACCGGGGCGTTACGCCATCGATTCCGGCATGCCGACCGTGATGGCCTCCCCCGGCGAGCACGGCATCCCCGCCGCCTCGACCGCTCCTCTACCGCTTCGCCAGTTTCCCGTGTACGCGTTCCCGGCCGAGGTCACCGAGAAGCAAGTGCCTCATTCCACCGCCCTCCAGGCGACGCTGGGCGGTGAGCGCTATCTGACCGGATCGCTCGCCCGTTACGCGATCAGCGGGCGCTGGCTGTCCCCGCTCGCGCAGGAGGCGGCGCGGGAGGGCGGGCTCGGCGACCCGGCGGCCGGAAAGGTGTGCCGCAATCCGTTCCGCAGCATCGTCGTGCGGGCCGTCGAGGCGCTGTACGCGATCGACGAGGCGCTGCGGATCATCGACGCGTACGAGCCGCCGAGCCGTCCGTACGTGGACGTGCCGCCGCGCGCCGGGACCGGTCACGGCGCCACGGAAGCGCCCCGCGGGCTGCTGTACCACCGCTACACGCTGGACGCCGACGGCCTGATCACCGCCGCCACGCTCGTCCCGCCCACCTCCCAGAACCAGGCTGCCATCGAGGACGACCTGCGCCGCCTCGTTCAGTCCCGCCTGGATGCCGGCGTACGGGACACCGAGGCGGAGCTGACCGCCCTGTGCGAGCGCGGCATCCGCAACCACGACCCGTGCATCTCCTGTTCCGCCCACTTCCTGGACCTCACCGTCGAGGCCGTCGACCGTCCCCGAAGGAGCCCGCCATGCCCGTGACCGACCCCGGCAACCCGCAGGAACACGGTCTGCACACCGTGAGCGACGTGATGACCCACACCGTCGTCGCCGTCGGCCGCAACGCGCCGTTCAAGGAGATCGTCCGGATGATGGAGCAGTGGAAGGTCAGCGCCCTTCCCGTGTTGGAAGGCGAAGGCCGGGTCATCGGTGTCGTCTCCGAGGCCGATCTGCTGCCCAAGGAAGAGTTCCGCGACAGCGACCCCTCCCGGTTCGAACAGCGCCGCCGTCTGGAGGACCTGGCCAAGGCCGGGGCCCTGACGGCAGGGGAGCTGATGAGCGCGCCCGCCATCTGCGTCCACGCCGACGCGGCCCTCCCCCAGGCCGCCCGCATCATGGCCGTACGGCACGTCAAGCGCCTGCCGGTCACCGACGCCCAGGGACTGCTGCAAGGCGTGATCAGCCGCAGCGATCTCCTCAAGGTCTTTCTGCGCCCCGACGCGGACATCGCCGAGGAGGTACGCCGGGTGGTGGTCGACCGGGTGTTCCCCGGGCAGGACGTCACCGTCGACGTACAGGACGGCGTGGTGACCCTCGGCGGACCCATTCGCGACAGCTCGTTCGTACCCGTCGCGGCCCGCCTCTGCCGCGCCGTCGAGGGCGTCGTGGACGTGGTCTCCGCCGGGCTGAGGGCTGCCGGGGCGGCCGGACCCTGATGCGCTACCTCGA includes:
- a CDS encoding serine hydrolase domain-containing protein — protein: MLRKLASATEEWVAGMRNRRPVGGLAVGVVHDGRLEHLSMHGFADVEMREPVGDNTVFRVASISKTFTAIAVMQLWERGLVDLDAPAADYLSAYPLIPARPGYRPPTLRHLLTHTAGVGELRTPADLLRPNAGEGVRVGRPLPSLAEYYRRGLRIDAEPGTQWTYANHGFATLGQIVADVSGEPFDHYLREHVFTPLGMTDTDLIRAAHILGRLATGYELRARGLKAVTDRERATPGASSVYSTPRDMARYLSALLGGGTNQHGSVLAPTTLATMFDPHYQPDPRVPGMGLAFFRGAADGHRFVEHQGILPGFTSQMFVAPDDGLAVFALTNAAHRALLWLPGETEALLRRLLGLPEQTLRTDVPHRPELWGELCGWYTLAGRITDVRARALAGPAVEVFVRGGRLMLRSLIPVPLLLRGIPLHPDDEDDPHVFRIDLSRYGIGKVRIVFSRGPEAGTYALHFVPVPLSLHKSAVTRGVRACLTRNTTP
- the ppk2 gene encoding polyphosphate kinase 2, encoding MRAGTLRRAAYERELLRLQTELVKVQEWVRAEGTRLVVVFEGRDAAGKGGVIKRVAEHLNPRVARIVALPAPSGRERGQWYFQRYVERLPTAGEIVLFDRSWYNRAGVEHVMGFCDEEEYRRFLRQCPVFERMLVEDGILLRKYWFSVSDAVQEQRFRSRLEDPTRRWKLSPMDLESVTRWEAYSRAKDTMFAHTDRPEAPWYVVESDDKRRARINMIAHLLSTLPYHEVREPALALPPRPPSTGYRRPPRESQTRVPDHPVPG
- a CDS encoding 4Fe-4S dicluster domain-containing protein, with product MSHRAPVQDAVISASEGLATLVGVLAEEHTVIGPTLRDGAIVLAELSAADDLPHGCGVELEAGRYRLVRRPDAMIFAHSAGPQSWKAYLHPQRERLWAVDRDTRGRLAFRAEDGEPPTYAFLGVRPCDLRAIAIQDRVLGGGPHADTAYRRRRDRTFIVAVECTDPGATCFCTSMGTGPGVGEDGPPAYDLALTEVLDGDGHRFRARAGSPAGERVLARLPRRTCDPATRAAARTAVTAAAEHMERAMPPVDLHTLMAGSHDAARWDDVAARCLTCGNCTMVCPTCFCTTTEDITDLTGDHAERWQRWDSCFDLDFSHLHGGPVRASARSRYRQWLTHKLGTWHDQFGESGCVGCGRCIVWCPAGIDITEEAAALHAEDQGSRATDEEAPS
- a CDS encoding cyclic nucleotide-binding domain-containing protein — translated: MTTRSGLKTMICRLDALTEDQRVRLMGLAHEVSFPAGARLFEERRAADRFWIVRTGSIVLDLHVPGRRAAVIETLGPGDLVGWSWLFPPRNWHLGAEAQSPVRAWEFDAEAVRRLCREDPKLGHALVLAVAEVIGHRLECARTRLLDLYGPYGSGLPR
- a CDS encoding FAD/NAD(P)-binding protein, producing MNAGGAPLPYLVVRRCPETADVATFKLLPGGPALRPFRPGQFAMLHAFGVGGIPVSVSGLPLGEPALVHTVRAVGAVSRALYEVKVGDSVGVQGPYGAGWDLEQAVGRDVLVIAGGIGLAPLRPLILEVLAEAGRYGRLTVLIGARTPSDLLYRLQTRDWGAAARVAVTVDRPEAGWRGDVGVVTRLLGRGGWAPADTCAFVCGPEPMIHATAGDLVRAGVPPHRIQVSLERNMRCGEGNCGHCQLGPLLLCRDGPVTGWDRAEPLLAVKEL
- a CDS encoding NADH-quinone oxidoreductase subunit B family protein; translation: MSAPRPEGGRRPALAVFKLASCDGCQLTLLDCEDELLNVAERVEIAHFLEASSAVRPGPYDLALVEGSVTTPQDAQRIREIRAAARFLVTIGACATAGGIQALRNFADVEEFRATVYARPEYIATLATSTPVSAHVPVDFELRGCPIDRGQLLEVITAFLAGRKPDVPNHSVCFACKRRGTVCVTVAHGTPCLGPVTHAGCGAICPAYGRGCYGCFGPSGSVNLPALIPLLRRDGMSEDDVRRTLRTYNAASFAEVEGAPS
- a CDS encoding Ni/Fe hydrogenase subunit alpha; its protein translation is MTHRGSRVLHVGSLARVEGEGALHLTVDDGTVTGAELRIYEPPRFFEAFLRGRAYTEPPDITARVCGICPVAYQMSACRAVEDACGVTVGGQLAALRRLLYCGEWIESQILHIHLLHAPDFLGVDGAIELARTQRGHVERGLRIKQAGNAILEQLGGRAIHPVNVRLGGFHRIPAAGELKPLAERLRRARDDAWETVRWVAGFDFPEAGLDHTLLALAEPGRYAIDSGMPTVMASPGEHGIPAASTAPLPLRQFPVYAFPAEVTEKQVPHSTALQATLGGERYLTGSLARYAISGRWLSPLAQEAAREGGLGDPAAGKVCRNPFRSIVVRAVEALYAIDEALRIIDAYEPPSRPYVDVPPRAGTGHGATEAPRGLLYHRYTLDADGLITAATLVPPTSQNQAAIEDDLRRLVQSRLDAGVRDTEAELTALCERGIRNHDPCISCSAHFLDLTVEAVDRPRRSPPCP
- a CDS encoding CBS domain-containing protein, whose protein sequence is MPVTDPGNPQEHGLHTVSDVMTHTVVAVGRNAPFKEIVRMMEQWKVSALPVLEGEGRVIGVVSEADLLPKEEFRDSDPSRFEQRRRLEDLAKAGALTAGELMSAPAICVHADAALPQAARIMAVRHVKRLPVTDAQGLLQGVISRSDLLKVFLRPDADIAEEVRRVVVDRVFPGQDVTVDVQDGVVTLGGPIRDSSFVPVAARLCRAVEGVVDVVSAGLRAAGAAGP